In Deinococcus cellulosilyticus NBRC 106333 = KACC 11606, the sequence GCAGGGATGCTGCTCACCTTTGGGGCACCAGATGAGGCTCTGGTGGAAGTGTCAGAGATCCTGAAAGAGGGCAAAGAACTCGGGTACAATCAGGCAGATTTGCTGCTGGTGGCTGCCCGCATTCACCGTCACCTGGGCAGAACAGCCGACGCCAGACGCATCTGGGAAGACGCCCACCAGAGCAACGAGGAGCACCCCGATCACTTCACCACCATCCGGCTGAGGCTGGAAGAGGCCGCGCACCTCCCGCTGGAAGCCCAGGTGGAGGCCTTGCAGGGCATGGAGGCTTTCTGCCGCAGCCATCACCTGGACCGTGCAGAAACCGCCTTGCAGGCCAGACGTGCCATTCTGCACCTGCAACTGGGCCTTGAACCGCTGGAGGTGAACCCCACAGAAGCCCACCTTTACTTCTTCGGGATGGAGGACCGCTGGTTGCTGCAGGCCCATCAGGCGGCCCTGTTGCCACCCGTGGAGGCCCGTCAGGCGCTTGAAGCACTGCGTGCCAGGGTCCAGCAGGTGGTTTCAGAGCATGTGCCTGTGGAACATCAGGCCACGTACCTGAGGGCAAACCCTCAGATGGTGGCGTTGCAGGCCGTGCTGGGCCCCCTCACGGAAGACATGGACAGCCGAAGCCCATCCTGATCTTTCAGCGGTGGTGCTGCTGGCTGTCCCCGGGGGCCTCCTCCCGTTCGGTCATGGAGTAATCCCGCACCACAGAGGCAATGCGCAGGCGGTAGTGCTCGAAGACCTCCTGCCTCCCCTCCTGCTGGGCGAGGCGGTGCAGTTCCAGGTTGCGCCATGTCTTGATGGCCTCCTCACTTTCCCAGAAGGACAATGACAGCAGTTTCCCGGGGTTTTTCAGGCTGCTGAAGCGCTCAATGCTGATGAAACCCTCGATCTCCTGCAGGTGGGGCAGGAGATCGGCAGCCAGATCCAGGTAGCGTGCTTCCCGGCCCGGGTGGTTTTTCACTTCGAAAATCACGGCAATCATTTTGGTTCCTTTGAGTATTGCAGCAGGGGCACCCGGGTGTTGATGGAAGGGCGGTATCCCACACAGGAGAAGTGTTCTGGTTGCATTCCTTGTTCCAGCAAGGCCTGCAGGGCTGCTGTGACCAGGGTGATGGCCAAATTTTCACCGGGGCAGTGGTGGGGTCCTGCACCAAACGTCAAAAGTGGGGCAGAGGGGTGAACACTTGCGGTTCCCAGCAGCAGCAGCAGGGCAGAGCCAGCAGGGAGGGTGTGTCCATAAAGGGTGATGTCCCGGGCCGCGAAACGCCGGGTGTTCTGCACCGGGCAGCCGTGCCGGGCAGCCTGCAGCACCACATCCTGCAGGGTCATCTTTCCTGAACGCAGGTCGGTTTGCAGCTCTGGGTGTTTTTTCAGGGCCAGCAAGGAAAGCCCGAGCAGTCCGGCGGTGGCATCACAGGTCTGCACCAGCAGTCCGATCAGGTTGCTTCTCCACACCCGGGGATTTGTGGTGTTTTGCTGTGCCAGTGGACTTCGCTGCAGAATGTCTTCGAGCGTGTGGAGGGCGTGAATTCCCTCTTTCACATCGTCTGAGCCGGCCAGAGGGGACAGGCTGAACACCAGTGACAGGCACGCTGCAGAGAGCGTAGTGAGCAGGTCTTCTGGAACCCTGAGCAGGCTTCGCAGCCCTTCAAGACCCAGGTGAAAGGCCCAGTTCGGGTTTTGCAGGGACAGACCAGAGAGCCTGGATCGGGTGGCTTCCTGCACCTCCATTTCGGAAATGCTTTCCAGCAATTCCAGCACAAGAGGACGCAAGGTCTGGTGCATCTCCCCGTCGTTCATGCGGAGCAGGGAACGAAAAAAAGGCTCCAGCGGGGTGCCCAGCAGAGGGGTGGGCACAGGTTCATGAGGAGGGCGCACACGTAAATCCGGGTGGTTGAGGGCTTCGACAATGGCCTCAGGGTGGGTCACCACCCACACCTGGAGGGTGGAGTCAAAGTGCACAGGAGGTCCTTTGAGCAGGGCCTCATGGTAAACACGAGGGTCAGGATGGGTGACAGCAGCAATGGGGTGGGCAGGAAACGACATGGATGTCCTTTCTGTGGGAAATGAAATTTGGTGGAAGGCTTCTTGCCTGCATCCATTATCCCTGTGCAGGCTGGCCTTGTCATGCAGCATCGGTTTGATTACCATCGAAGCATGACTGCACACCCGGACCTTGCAAGCCTTGCCCGCGTTCTGGGAGAGCCGAGCCGCATGCACATGCTTTCCCTGCTGATGGAAGGGCGGGCCCTCACCGCCAAGGAACTGGCCCACGGAACGGGCATAGAACCCGCCACTGCCACCAGTCACCTGCGCCAGTTGCTGGACCTCAACCTGGTGAGTTGCCAGCCGCAGGGCCGCCACAAGTACTTCCGGCTGGCCTCAGCGGAAGTGGCCCGCCTGATGGAAACCCTGATGGTGCTTGCCCCCCGCACCCAGCAGACAGAAACCGACCTCCCACCCATGCACCAGGCCCGCCTGTGTTACGACCATCTGGCCGGACGGCTGGGCACCTTTGTGACCCGAAGGTTAAAGGACCTGGAGGTGATCACGCCTGACTACCAGATCACCCCACAGGGGGAGGTCTGGTTCCTTGACCTGGGAATTCAGCTGCAACCCCTCAAAAAATCCCGCCGCAAGCTGGCCTACCCCTGCCTGGACTGGAGTGAACGCCAGGACCACCTCGCCGGGAGCCTCGGGGCAGCCCTCGTGGGCCATTTCACCGGTCAGGGGTGGCTCATTCAGACCAAACACACCCGCCTGCTCACCCTCACGGAGCAGGGCAATGAACAGTTGCAGGTGCTTTTTGGAGCATTGCCGGCAGGTGTTGTGTTCCAGCGCACAGGTTCAGCAGAAGCCAGCCATTAATGTGATGAGATCTGGCCGTGCAGCCGCAAAGGCCACAACACCATTCCAGTCGAGGACCCCATGCACACTTTGACCCGTGGTCAGAAAAGCCCCCTTGTTGCCTTCATGTCCGCTGTGGATTTCACAGTGGCCCTGTCTTTTCAGAACCCACAGCATCTCACGCTGGATGCCAGTGTTTTCGGGGTGGATGGGGCAGACCAGCTTTCCGATGACCGGTATTTTTGTTTTTTCAATCAGCCAGAGTCACCCCACGGGGCACTGAAACTGCTGCCTCCGGAAACAGGTGAACTGCAGCGTTTTCAGGTGAAACTGCCTCTTTTGCCACACACCATCCGCAAACTGGTCTTCACGGTGAGCATTGATGGAGCAGGCACCATGCGGGACCTGCCAGATGGGCAAATCACCGTGTATGCAGAAGGAAAGCCTGTGCTGGGCTTTCAGGTGCAGGGCACGGAATTCGAGCAGGAAAAAGCATTGATTTTTCTGGAGGTCTACTTCAAAGACCAGTGGCGGGTTGCTGCGGTGGGACAGGGGTATTCGGGTGGGCTCAGCAGCCTGCTGAAGCATTACGGTGGGGAAGAGGAAGCCTCTCCTCCTCCGCCTCCTGTGGTGA encodes:
- a CDS encoding antibiotic biosynthesis monooxygenase family protein; this translates as MIAVIFEVKNHPGREARYLDLAADLLPHLQEIEGFISIERFSSLKNPGKLLSLSFWESEEAIKTWRNLELHRLAQQEGRQEVFEHYRLRIASVVRDYSMTEREEAPGDSQQHHR
- a CDS encoding cytochrome P450; translation: MSFPAHPIAAVTHPDPRVYHEALLKGPPVHFDSTLQVWVVTHPEAIVEALNHPDLRVRPPHEPVPTPLLGTPLEPFFRSLLRMNDGEMHQTLRPLVLELLESISEMEVQEATRSRLSGLSLQNPNWAFHLGLEGLRSLLRVPEDLLTTLSAACLSLVFSLSPLAGSDDVKEGIHALHTLEDILQRSPLAQQNTTNPRVWRSNLIGLLVQTCDATAGLLGLSLLALKKHPELQTDLRSGKMTLQDVVLQAARHGCPVQNTRRFAARDITLYGHTLPAGSALLLLLGTASVHPSAPLLTFGAGPHHCPGENLAITLVTAALQALLEQGMQPEHFSCVGYRPSINTRVPLLQYSKEPK
- a CDS encoding ArsR/SmtB family transcription factor produces the protein MTAHPDLASLARVLGEPSRMHMLSLLMEGRALTAKELAHGTGIEPATATSHLRQLLDLNLVSCQPQGRHKYFRLASAEVARLMETLMVLAPRTQQTETDLPPMHQARLCYDHLAGRLGTFVTRRLKDLEVITPDYQITPQGEVWFLDLGIQLQPLKKSRRKLAYPCLDWSERQDHLAGSLGAALVGHFTGQGWLIQTKHTRLLTLTEQGNEQLQVLFGALPAGVVFQRTGSAEASH